Proteins encoded by one window of Aliivibrio wodanis:
- a CDS encoding RNA binding protein, with amino-acid sequence MKSTNSNIIIIAIAALGAGAVSLFPTASPAFTFALGAVITGFTLLTINKAPTNIRSIKASVDESLSSEQASTTLYVGNLPYRANESDVKDLFAEFGDVFAVRLMKDKRTGKRRGFGFVVVASKDADSVIENLNNNEFDQRTLKVRIANDPKTSGNPNIEED; translated from the coding sequence ATGAAATCTACTAATTCAAATATTATTATTATTGCTATTGCTGCACTCGGTGCAGGCGCCGTCTCTTTGTTCCCAACGGCATCTCCTGCTTTTACTTTCGCTCTTGGCGCAGTAATTACTGGTTTTACACTGCTAACCATTAATAAAGCACCAACTAACATAAGAAGTATTAAAGCTTCTGTTGATGAATCTCTATCTTCAGAGCAAGCAAGTACTACTCTTTATGTTGGTAACCTACCTTATCGAGCAAATGAATCAGATGTAAAAGATCTATTTGCTGAATTTGGGGACGTTTTTGCGGTTCGCCTAATGAAAGATAAGCGTACAGGTAAAAGAAGAGGCTTTGGTTTTGTGGTTGTTGCAAGTAAAGATGCGGATAGCGTTATCGAAAACTTAAACAATAACGAGTTTGATCAGCGTACTCTTAAAGTACGTATTGCGAATGATCCTAAAACTTCGGGTAACCCAAATATTGAAGAGGACTAA
- the murI gene encoding glutamate racemase has product MPKHILIFDSGIGGLSVYREIQYQLPLEKYIYAFDNAAFPYGELTESVLIERTTHIISQLCAKFSIDIVVIACNTASTIVLPALRDKLTIPVVGVVPAIKPAALVSNKIGLLATPATVKRSYTYELIKSFAPISDVQLLGSTRLVEMAEEKMIGVDVDLEELKGILSPWQNKVDTIVLGCTHFPFLKNEIKKVLNGNVLLIDSGVAIARRVKQLLGEYKEEAGEVIKGEVFCSASTENEEALNKTFQELGFSPLQYLGYPKF; this is encoded by the coding sequence ATGCCAAAACATATTTTGATTTTTGATTCAGGTATCGGTGGGTTATCTGTATATAGAGAGATTCAATACCAATTACCTTTAGAAAAATATATCTATGCCTTTGATAATGCAGCGTTCCCATATGGTGAACTTACAGAATCAGTATTAATTGAAAGAACGACGCATATAATTTCTCAGCTTTGTGCTAAGTTTTCTATAGATATAGTGGTGATAGCCTGTAATACAGCAAGTACGATTGTTCTACCGGCACTTAGAGATAAGTTAACCATACCAGTCGTTGGTGTTGTCCCTGCAATAAAGCCAGCAGCGCTTGTTTCAAATAAAATAGGCTTGCTTGCTACTCCTGCTACGGTTAAGCGGAGCTATACTTACGAATTAATCAAATCATTTGCTCCAATATCTGATGTACAGCTACTAGGATCGACAAGATTAGTTGAAATGGCAGAAGAGAAAATGATTGGAGTAGATGTAGACCTGGAAGAGTTAAAGGGCATTCTATCTCCCTGGCAAAATAAGGTTGATACGATTGTTCTTGGTTGTACTCATTTTCCATTTTTGAAAAATGAAATTAAAAAAGTACTAAATGGTAATGTTTTGCTTATTGATTCAGGTGTAGCCATAGCAAGAAGAGTAAAGCAGTTACTAGGAGAATATAAAGAGGAAGCAGGAGAAGTTATAAAGGGGGAGGTATTTTGTAGTGCCTCAACAGAGAATGAAGAGGCACTTAATAAAACATTTCAAGAACTAGGATTTAGTCCTCTTCAATATTTGGGTTACCCGAAGTTTTAG
- a CDS encoding putative outer membrane associated TonB dependent receptor, translating into MKKTALATAIVSLLSHAYTSPVFAQNTTIETDETMVVTANRFEQSESSVLASISVVTKEEIERLQAKTLTEVLRYIPGVQVGESGGPSNTTSIFLRGSESKHTLVLLNGMKINNASSGGFDFSIIPVETIEQVEVIRGPRAAIYGADSIGGVINLITRTPHKQNIHQIKMSAGSDGYYQTSWQSKSLLNENTYGTFSVNYKESDGYNIKEGTTKDIGGEYGYESKNFVASLVHDLSSKVSLNVDLYYVDSLNDFNGSDSGWNTALNKQDAEFFQINGGVKYTGDKLSSRLNVSKSLQENNSYPESEPEYQSIYKTNRTTINWLNSYQYTNNWIVNAGLDFANEDVSSGTIDYTKKDRTNKAVFVTTTAEINDFTFDSSARFDKDSGFGDFTTWSMALAYALNSNLKTYVSYGTAFKAPSFYDLYDPNFGNSELNAEESNSAEIGLIGQFELVSWRLNAFSSDIKDMIIYYEHLGWAPINTDADIKGIELEGDFSTGAIDHHVSLALMDPEDSEGKQLARRAKETGSWIGTFTQDEWDASLGMTYQGDRYSDYSNNDKLDAYMLWNLSANYYVTSNVTVSGKVSNLLDEEYETAKYYKTQERSYYLSASYIF; encoded by the coding sequence ATGAAAAAAACTGCCCTTGCGACAGCAATAGTGTCGCTGCTTTCTCACGCCTATACTTCCCCTGTATTTGCTCAAAATACAACTATTGAAACTGATGAGACAATGGTTGTTACTGCGAATCGATTTGAACAGTCAGAATCTTCGGTATTAGCATCAATTAGTGTTGTAACAAAAGAAGAAATTGAACGTTTACAAGCTAAAACATTAACGGAAGTACTACGTTATATTCCTGGTGTTCAAGTTGGTGAAAGTGGAGGACCTTCAAATACAACATCCATATTTTTACGAGGTTCTGAGAGTAAGCACACTTTAGTTCTTCTTAATGGTATGAAAATTAACAATGCATCTTCGGGAGGGTTTGATTTTTCAATTATTCCAGTTGAAACTATTGAGCAAGTAGAAGTTATTCGTGGACCTAGAGCCGCGATTTATGGGGCTGACTCTATTGGTGGTGTTATTAATTTAATCACTAGAACACCACATAAACAAAATATTCATCAAATAAAGATGAGCGCTGGGAGTGATGGTTACTATCAAACTTCTTGGCAATCTAAAAGCCTATTGAATGAAAATACTTATGGTACTTTCTCGGTAAACTATAAAGAAAGTGATGGTTACAATATTAAGGAAGGTACAACAAAAGATATTGGCGGCGAGTATGGATATGAGTCAAAAAATTTCGTAGCTTCTTTAGTGCATGATTTATCTTCTAAGGTTAGTCTTAATGTAGATTTATATTATGTAGATTCTCTGAATGACTTTAATGGTAGTGATAGTGGTTGGAATACAGCATTAAACAAACAAGATGCTGAATTCTTTCAAATTAATGGTGGTGTTAAATATACTGGCGATAAACTATCTAGTCGTTTGAATGTATCAAAATCTCTTCAAGAAAATAATTCGTATCCTGAAAGTGAGCCAGAGTACCAATCTATATATAAAACAAATCGCACTACAATTAATTGGTTAAATAGTTATCAATATACGAATAACTGGATTGTAAATGCAGGTTTAGATTTTGCTAACGAAGACGTATCAAGCGGTACAATAGATTACACAAAAAAAGATAGAACGAATAAAGCAGTTTTTGTTACGACAACCGCTGAGATTAATGATTTTACTTTTGATAGTAGTGCTCGTTTTGATAAAGACAGTGGTTTTGGTGATTTTACTACGTGGTCAATGGCGTTGGCTTACGCGCTTAATAGCAACCTAAAAACATATGTAAGTTATGGCACGGCTTTTAAAGCCCCTTCATTTTATGATTTGTATGATCCTAATTTCGGGAATTCAGAGCTTAATGCAGAAGAGTCAAATTCAGCGGAGATTGGCTTGATAGGTCAGTTTGAACTGGTGAGCTGGCGCTTAAATGCATTTTCTTCTGATATTAAAGATATGATTATTTATTATGAGCACTTAGGTTGGGCTCCAATAAATACTGATGCTGATATTAAAGGTATCGAATTAGAAGGCGACTTTAGTACTGGAGCTATAGATCATCATGTTAGTTTAGCACTAATGGATCCTGAAGATTCAGAAGGGAAGCAACTTGCTCGTCGAGCAAAAGAGACAGGGTCTTGGATTGGAACATTTACACAAGATGAGTGGGATGCTTCTTTAGGTATGACTTACCAAGGTGACCGATATTCTGATTATAGTAATAATGATAAATTAGACGCTTATATGTTATGGAATTTATCAGCTAATTATTATGTAACATCAAATGTAACGGTGTCAGGAAAAGTGAGTAATTTACTTGATGAAGAATATGAAACTGCTAAATATTATAAGACTCAAGAGCGTAGTTATTATTTAAGTGCTTCTTACATTTTTTAA